Proteins from a genomic interval of Syngnathoides biaculeatus isolate LvHL_M chromosome 23, ASM1980259v1, whole genome shotgun sequence:
- the stx11b.1 gene encoding syntaxin-11b.1 gives MRDRLSYMQELSSGHVEPMEYAESALSDSLSNVDLEDELPHEAVVFDNSPAMTKIFEQAQDIHKDVQLIRLEVKRLREQNSRMLQGVTTMSTIKRDSNAIGADIKTRAERVLSHLRDMDNTARKLEEAHGPNSAITRIARTQYACLSNGFRDAMFDYNEAEMSHRDNCKAQIQRQMEIVGREVTGDEVEDMIEKGHWNIFTDNIMAEGKTARAALSQIEKRHQELVDLENRIKGVHEIFLDVALLVEEQGPMLDSIQTNVQKTDEVLQDALFKLGKAKRHDRNNPFKKMFCSCFPCFD, from the coding sequence ATGAGGGACCGACTGAGCTACATGCAGGAATTGTCCAGCGGCCACGTGGAGCCGATGGAGTACGCCGAGTCGGCCTTGTCGGACTCCCTCAGTAACGTGGACCTGGAGGACGAGCTCCCCCACGAGGCGGTGGTGTTCGACAACAGCCCCGCCATGACCAAGATCTTTGAACAGGCTCAGGACATTCACAAAGATGTCCAGCTCATTCGTCTGGAGGTGAAAAGGCTCCGGGAACAGAACTCTCGGATGCTGCAGGGCGTCACCACCATGAGCACCATCAAAAGGGACTCAAACGCCATCGGCGCCGATATTAAGACACGGGCTGAACGTGTGCTGTCGCACCTACGGGACATGGATAACACGGCCCGGAAGCTAGAAGAAGCGCACGGCCCCAATTCGGCCATCACGCGCATCGCCCGAACGCAGTACGCCTGCCTGAGCAACGGCTTCCGTGACGCCATGTTTGACTACAACGAGGCCGAGATGAGCCACCGAGACAACTGCAAAGCTCAGATCCAGAGGCAGATGGAGATTGTGGGGCGCGAGGTGACCGGCGACGAGGTGGAGGACATGATCGAGAAGGGGCACTGGAACATCTTCACCGACAACATCATGGCGGAGGGCAAGACGGCTCGCGCGGCTCTGTCCCAGATCGAAAAGCGCCACCAGGAGCTGGTGGACCTGGAGAACCGCATCAAGGGAGTCCATGAGATCTTCCTGGATGTGGCGCTGCTGGTGGAGGAGCAGGGCCCCATGCTCGACTCCATCCAGACCAACGTTCAGAAAACGGACGAGGTCTTGCAGGACGCGCTCTTCAAACTCGGCAAGGCCAAGCGTCACGACAGGAACAATCcctttaaaaagatgttttgtaGTTGCTTCCCGTGCTTTGACTAA